A genomic segment from Nicotiana tabacum cultivar K326 chromosome 7, ASM71507v2, whole genome shotgun sequence encodes:
- the LOC107822303 gene encoding putative receptor-like protein kinase At5g24010, with the protein MATLFSTLALYFSFTLLCFHLIAASFSPIDYYLINCGSHEPKTVDSDHRYFTGDSTMSFLASTGTISLTDASPSPKSSPIYHTARVFTRPSKYKFLIKNPGTHLLRLHFRRLISSSLDFNNAKFHVLANGFVLFNSLSIEMGQDFEIVKDYVIGVDSDVLVISFVPIDNSKFAFVNGIEVISAPKDLIADVAQYVRFDKNEQIHGLLKNGFETVYRVNVGGWKITPFNDSLWRTWVADDEYLKSNDGSSKVHFGGRINYQDGGASREVGPDNVYNSARVIRSSGDSVSKLNMTWTFPVIGGYMYLVRMHFCDIASVARGMLFFNVYVNDNLAYENLDLTSVTNGMLASPFYADVVVDGDSSGVLTLSVGPSNMSLPRAVDAILNGVEIMKINNSVGSLDGEICAHSVLKSWKKGSGSLYPMLAAVFLLLIAFVIMHRRRAGATDSGTWWRLPTEIPKVNMKYSNQLSSNKL; encoded by the coding sequence ATGGCGACTCTCTTTTCCACCTTAGCCCTGTACTTCTCCTTCACACTCCTCTGCTTCCACCTTATCGCAGCCTCTTTTTCCCCCATCGATTACTACCTCATAAACTGTGGGTCCCATGAACCTAAAACCGTTGACTCCGACCACCGCTACTTCACCGGCGACTCAACGATGTCGTTTCTTGCCTCCACTGGAACGATTTCACTCACTGACGCAAGCCCAAGTCCTAAGTCTTCCCCAATTTACCACACCGCTCGGGTTTTCACGCGCCCCTCTAAGTACAAGTTCCTCATCAAGAATCCTGGTACTCACTTGCTACGTCTCCATTTCCGGCGATTAATTAGTAGTAGTCTCGATTTTAATAATGCTAAATTTCATGTCTTGGCAAATGGGTTTGTGTTATTTAACAGTTTAAGTATAGAAATGGGTCAGGATTTTGAGATAGTAAAGGATTATGTGATTGGGGTAGACTCAGATGTGCTTGTTATCAGCTTTGTGCCCATCGATAATTCAAAATTTGCATTTGTAAATGGGATTGAGGTTATTTCTGCTCCTAAAGATTTGATTGCTGACGTGGCTCAGTATGTCAGGTTTGATAAAAATGAGCAAATTCATGGACTATTGAAGAATGGGTTTGAAACTGTGTATAGGGTTAATGTTGGTGGTTGGAAAATTACCCCTTTTAATGATTCATTGTGGAGAACTTGGGTTGCTGATGATGAATATCTCAAGTCTAATGACGGGTCCTCAAAGGTTCACTTTGGTGGCCGTATAAATTATCAAGATGGTGGGGCAAGTAGAGAGGTTGGTCCTGATAATGTTTATAATTCTGCTCGAGTTATTAGGAGTTCGGGTGATTCAGTCTCCAAGTTGAATATGACATGGACATTTCCGGTGATTGGAGGGTACATGTACTTGGTTAGGATGCACTTCTGTGATATAGCTAGTGTTGCACGTGGGATGCTATTTTTTAATGTGTATGTGAACGACAATTTGGCCTACGAAAACTTGGATCTTACGTCAGTTACGAATGGGATGCTGGCTTCCCCTTTCTATGCTGATGTTGTTGTTGATGGAGATAGTTCTGGTGTTTTGACATTGAGCGTTGGGCCATCCAATATGAGTCTGCCACGTGCTGTAGATGCCATTCTGAATGGGGTTGAGATCATGAAGATTAATAATTCTGTGGGTAGTCTTGATGGTGAGATTTGTGCTCATTCTGTCTTGAAGAGTTGGAAGAAGGGAAGTGGTAGCTTATATCCTATGCTAGCTGCTGTCTTCTTGCTGCTGATAGCATTTGTGATTATGCATCGGAGAAGAGCTGGGGCTACTGACTCTGGGACCTGGTGGAGGTTACCCACCGAGATTCCTAAAGTTAATATGAAATACAGCAACCAACTGTCATCTAATAAGCTGTGA